The following are encoded in a window of Halosolutus halophilus genomic DNA:
- a CDS encoding ArsR/SmtB family transcription factor — translation MSRGTEDPTDALEVLGNETRIAILRALAEVDEPLSFSELRERVGIRDSGKFNYHLTRLCEYFVRETDGGYELGPAGTRLIANVEPTGTPLETTSTDGPCPVCGDEGCEKLYHVHLASPGFGRE, via the coding sequence ATGTCACGCGGCACTGAGGACCCGACCGACGCGCTCGAGGTACTCGGCAACGAGACGCGAATCGCCATTCTGCGGGCGCTCGCGGAGGTCGACGAGCCGCTGTCGTTCTCCGAACTCCGGGAACGCGTCGGGATCCGCGACTCGGGCAAGTTCAACTACCACCTGACGAGACTCTGCGAGTACTTCGTCCGCGAGACCGACGGCGGGTACGAACTCGGCCCCGCGGGAACGCGACTGATCGCGAACGTCGAGCCGACGGGAACGCCGCTCGAGACGACGTCGACGGACGGACCGTGTCCGGTCTGTGGCGACGAGGGCTGCGAAAAGCTGTATCACGTCCACCTCGCGTCACCCGGGTTCGGGCGCGAGTGA